AGCCTCCGGGGTCGGTTAGCAAGGTTTGGAAACCCGCGGAAGCCCATACTGAAGCCTAACAAGCCCCTCATCCTAGCTAACCGTGTCGGGGAACGGCGCCGGGAGAAGGGCGGTGAGCAGTCGGAGCCGTGGAGGCCCCAGAGCGGAAGTCGGAGGAGTGCAGAGGGCTGCTGGGTGGGAGGGCCGGAAGGTAAGGGTCTCCTTGTGACTGAGGGTCCCCGCGTTCTGCTTCTCCAGAGGCGACTTGTATCACGGAGATGTCAGTAATGATGGCTTGCTGGAAGCAGAATGAATTCCGCGACGAAGCGTGCAAAAAAGAGATCCAGGACTTCTTCGATTGTGCTTCGAGGGCTGAGGTGACAGGAGACTTCTGGGGTGCCCTTTTGGGAGGAAAATGGGGGGCATACAGTAATGATTCTTACTGTCTCTTGCTAGGAGATAAGAAAGTCCCTCTCATTCTAAAAGGGCGAGGAAGTTTTTGGAAGCTACCTGAGTCACGCCAAAGTGGGGAAGGTTACCGTTTTGAAGGCATTGTGATCTTGAGCGATTTGTTTCACTGGTTTTAGCTTTACTTGGTGCAAAATGAGGTTAATATTAGTATCCACCTTACAGAATTTTGTGAGTGTCAAGTGAAGAGATGAATGGGAAAACCACTTTGTAAAGTTTAAATTGCTGTTCAAATAGACATTATTGTCTGAAGTAGAACTAAAGATAGTAAAGGACAGGTTGTTTGGTTTCCAGCCTAGACTTAATTGCCAGCTGGCATGGTAGCTTCAGACCATACAGTCATTCTTGGGTCCCAAGTTCTTTTGATGAAAGGGGACTGGGAAGATGACACCGATCTCCAGGCTGGTTAATACTTTAGTGTGATTTGGGGTGTTGTGAGAACTGTTAGCTTAGGTCAGGGCCAACTTTGGagctatcattttaatttttgttctgtgttttcaGGCAGCCCGAAAAGTGAGATCAATCCAGGAGGACCTGGGAGAGTTGGGGAGTTTACCCCCCAAGAAATTGAATAAGTTGTTAAATAGGTTTCCTAACAAACCTCATGTCAGCTGAAAATGGAGAAGCATTTTCAATGACTGGACTATAGCTTCTGAGAACTATGCAGAGGCATTTTAGAGTTGTTTGCACTGCCATGCTGTCTTTGAAGAGTAGGAGGCAAAACACTTTCTTTTACCCTTTGGAATCATTATGTGGGTGGAAATTATGCTTTATGTTGAAATAAAATCCTCTGAAGAGAACTTGGCCTTTTGTTGTGGATTAGGTACTCCCACCATAGTTGAACCTTGTGTCCTCCCCTACACTCTGGAAGGTCTTTGCTCCCTAATTTGCACCAGGTGCAGGACAAAAACCTTTGTCTTGTCCTGCATTTGAAGTCCTGTATACCATTTAATGCCCTTGCCTTTGGATGCATTAAGGATGTTGGAGTCTGTCTATATGCAGAGTTTTTTGCCATCATCTGTAAGTATTTAGCGACTACCTATTTTGTGCATAACCCCTGCAGGGTGCTGCGGGAATAATCAGAAGTTCACAAACTGATGGCCCAAAGGTACTGCAGATGAATTTTATTTGGCCCACAcagttaaaattttgtttttaaattagctGGCCACattcaaaaataggaaaaatgtcATAAAAAGCCCACTTTTTAGCTTTTCTTTAGAAAATCAAAAGATCTGGCAACCGTAGTTTCTTATTCCCACATGGAAATAAAGATTAATAAAGTAGAGCTGATTATCGTTTGTCTCCATTCTCCAGGGATCTGGCCACAGGACTCTCCCAAATGATGAGACTGAGACTTAATTGGCAATTATCTTCTTTGTGTATCACCTGTTCACTTCTCTCATTAAGTTATCCGCCTAGCTGCTGAAGGCATTTACTTTTGTGACCTCCAGATATTAGAACAGTTGTATAGCATTTTATGTATACTCTGCCCTTTTAGGCATAACTGAGTTAACCTTTTCTATGTACTTTACAGCACATACATCCCTTTAAATGTACAAAGGGATCATTGGGGGTTTTAAAGCTCCAGTGGGATAATTATTAAGATAAAGAAGGGGCCGTGCCTCCTTGACCCCCCCACAGTTACCTCTTTCTATAGTCCACATACCCCATTGGTGGAGCACTGGGCAGTTGCCTAGTTCTGCAAGCTGTTAGGAAGAAGCTCAGTGCTTAGGCATTTTGTACTAGCCTTGGAAGTTCTTAACCTACAGTCAATAGACTCCCAGTAAGAGGTCTGTGAATatggatgagaaaaaaattttgtctttAACCACAACTTAAATTGAGCATTTCAATTAGGGCGGTGGGAAACAAACCACAGTATTACTAGCAATACCTATGTGAAATCACAGTATCTCAATATTTAAATTCATCACTTCAATATTATGGTAGTTATTACACTTGATGCTGgatcttatttaatgtataaatAAAGAAGTACTATGTTacaaatttgttttattaatattttgataattgTATTTCAACATAAAAGGTTTCCTTTGTAATTCTTTTGTTTACTTATAAACAATCTGAGAAGGGGGTCTAGGGGCTTCACCAGGCTGTTAAACGGCCCATGGCACAGAAAAAGGCTAGGAACCCCTGGACTCAAAGGCCCCACTGACAAACAGTGCAACTATCTCCTGAAATCAAACGCCTTCTTTTCCTGTGGCTTCGCCAATTAAACCCCATTAAAAAGTCTTCTGGAATGCAGGCTTCTGAACTACAATTCCCAGAAGGTGATGCGGCCCCGGGGCCTATCCGGAGTTAGGACAATAACTCCACCCAATGGTTCCTGTGTTTGTCTCTTGACAGCCTACAACTCCCGACATGCGTGGCGGCTGCTTATTTCTTCGGGACATTATGGACGCCGGGTTATTGCTGGGATCTGTAGTCGTTTCGTATACTTTTGGGGGTTGGCTTCCTCTTACGGTATCTGGGGGTGGGCTCgagaaaaaaaagcaggaaatgtAGCAATTAAACAGGTTCCTTATATCCGCGCGTACCGGCTCGGGTTCCTGGGCGCGCGAGGGCGGAAGTGGTGGTGGCCGGCGCGGCCGGAAGTTCAGATCAGCTGATGGGGGAGGCGGCGCCGCAGCCGCCAAGAGGCCCCGGCTTCCGAGCGCTTCGTCCGGGCCTTGAATCTCGGAGACTGGCCACGATCCCCGTTCACACCTCGCAGTTGGGCAAGGCCACGTCCCGTGTCTCTCCCAGGCCTGAGATCCTCGCCCGGCACGGCCGCCCTGAGCGCCCCGGCCACCCCCAGCCCCGGCTCGCCCCTCAGGCCCCGGGCCTCCCCACAGCCCCCGGCCGGCGGCCCAGGCCCCGGATCCGCGGGGGGGGACCCGGCCCCGGGGGGTGCGGGCCCCATGGAGCTGATGTTCGCGGAGTGGGAGGACGGAGAGCGCTTCTCTTTCGAGGATTCGGACCGCTTTGAGGAGGATTCGCTCTGTTCTTTCATCTCCGAGGCCGAGAGCCTCTGCCAGAACTGGCGGGGATGGCGCAAACAGTCAGCGGGGCCCAATTCCCCCACTGGCGGCGGTGGCGGAGGTGGCAGTGGCGGTACCAGAATGCGAGGTGAGGGTGAGCTGGAAGGAGGGGAGCGGGCAGGCCCTGCTCCGGCCTTGCTCGAGAGCTGTCCCTGCTCGGGAGCTGTCCCAAGCTGTCCCTGCTCGGGAGCTGTTCAGGACTCGCTTTTCCGGTCTTCCTGGGGCTGCCTTCTCCACACctgcctgcctctgtgtgtgtgtgtgtgtgtgtgtgtgtgtgtgtgtgtgtgtgtgtgtgtgtgtgtgtgtattggagtGATGGCTGGGAAATTCTGGGTTGGATAGgattaaagacagaaagtagatctgtGGTTCATTTGCCGTAAGAGATGGGGTAAAGGAGAAGAATTCCCTCTTTGACTTGGGAGTACTTACCGAGTTCAGCCTGAGGCAggccagaaaatagaaaagaatgtggGTAGGGGGTGGATTGTGAAGAAGTGACCACTTGAGGTGTGTCACCCCATTGCAAAGTGTATTGGGAGCTTCTTGATTCAAGGTGATGATCTCTGATCCCCGCTGCACCAAGAAGGGATTCCACCCAGAGCAAAGTGGAGGTGAACTGGCCTACGAGAGGGGTGTCACATAGGTTTAGATCAGAGACTTGGTTCCTGGCCATATTGAACATCTGTCAGAAGCCAAGCCTGGGACCACTGTACTAAAGCCTTAGATTTCCCTCATCTGGGGCCTGGGGAAGAGTGTGCGTACTTGACTCTCGAGTCTCGTGAAACACTCTTCTTGCTTTTCACTTGAGTTTCTTTCATCCTTGGGTCTTTCTGATGAGTGCTGTGAAGAATTTTGCTTTTGTTAAAGAGGATGGAGAAGAGAGTGATAACAGAAGCCCCGCAGACTCAGGACTCACCACATTCTTGCCTTCCTCAAGGCACAGTTTGAGCTTCATTGGAAGTGGACTTTTTTCACCAGTTGAGGGGTTTAATTTGTGATTCTACTCTGGACATTCTAAGGTCCTGTTTTCCAAAAGGCCCCGGAGAGATTTCCAGCACCCCTTAGGGACAGAGGGAAATTTAC
This window of the Orcinus orca chromosome 14, mOrcOrc1.1, whole genome shotgun sequence genome carries:
- the CHCHD1 gene encoding coiled-coil-helix-coiled-coil-helix domain-containing protein 1, with amino-acid sequence MATPSLRGRLARFGNPRKPILKPNKPLILANRVGERRREKGEATCITEMSVMMACWKQNEFRDEACKKEIQDFFDCASRAEAARKVRSIQEDLGELGSLPPKKLNKLLNRFPNKPHVS